One Amycolatopsis sp. NBC_00355 genomic window carries:
- a CDS encoding isoprenyl transferase codes for MSVRSFLSDVVYSAYGRRLIQQARGRHPRHIAIMLDGNRRWAREAGFADVADGHRAGAKKIADFLSWCHEADVEVVTMWLLSTDNLNRDPDELTPLLKIITDVTDELAAPGTQWRLRIVGALDLLPAEVAKRLSEAAARTEGRTGMEVNVAVGYGGRQEIADAVRKLLLHHADEGTSIHELAKILDVDHISEHLYTSGQPDPDLIIRTSGEQRLSGFLLWQSAHSEFWFTEAYWPAFRRVDFLRAIRDYAWRHRRFGS; via the coding sequence GTGAGTGTTCGCTCCTTCTTGTCCGACGTCGTGTACAGCGCCTACGGCAGGCGCCTCATCCAGCAGGCCCGCGGCCGGCATCCCCGGCACATCGCCATCATGCTCGACGGCAACCGCCGGTGGGCGCGGGAAGCGGGCTTCGCGGACGTCGCGGACGGCCATCGGGCCGGCGCGAAGAAGATCGCGGACTTCCTGAGCTGGTGCCACGAGGCTGACGTCGAGGTCGTCACCATGTGGCTGCTCTCCACCGACAACCTCAACCGCGACCCGGACGAGCTCACGCCGCTGCTGAAGATCATCACCGACGTCACCGACGAGCTCGCCGCGCCGGGTACGCAATGGCGGCTGCGGATCGTCGGGGCGCTCGACCTGCTACCCGCCGAAGTCGCCAAGCGACTCAGCGAAGCCGCCGCGCGCACCGAAGGGCGCACCGGCATGGAGGTCAACGTCGCGGTCGGTTACGGCGGGCGCCAGGAAATCGCGGACGCTGTGCGCAAGCTGCTGCTCCACCACGCCGACGAAGGCACCAGTATTCACGAGCTGGCGAAAATCCTCGACGTCGACCACATCTCCGAGCACCTCTACACCTCGGGGCAGCCGGATCCGGATCTCATCATCCGCACTTCCGGTGAACAGCGGCTTTCCGGATTCCTGCTCTGGCAATCCGCGCATTCGGAATTCTGGTTCACCGAAGCCTATTGGCCGGCATTCCGCCGCGTCGACTTCCTGCGGGCTATCCGCGACTACGCCTGGCGGCACCGCCGGTTCGGTTCCTGA
- the trhA gene encoding PAQR family membrane homeostasis protein TrhA gives MDLRPRLRGHIHFWTFFGALAAAAALISLAASTVSAIATLAVSIYGVTILGLFGVSALYHRRLWSPRAYKWMKRADHSMIFLFIAGTYTPFTLLAMPKPTGYVVLSIVWGGAVLGVALKMLWPHAPRWLGVPIYIALGYVAVFVFPELLSHAGVAALVLLCVGGLFYTLGAAFYGFKWPNHWPDTFGYHEYFHACTVLAAICHYIAIWLAMYA, from the coding sequence GTGGACCTGCGCCCCCGCCTCCGGGGCCACATCCACTTCTGGACGTTCTTCGGTGCCCTCGCGGCGGCGGCGGCACTGATCAGCCTGGCCGCGTCCACAGTGTCCGCGATCGCCACTCTGGCGGTATCGATCTACGGCGTCACGATCCTGGGCCTGTTCGGCGTGAGCGCGCTGTACCACCGCCGGCTGTGGAGCCCCCGCGCGTACAAGTGGATGAAGCGGGCGGATCACTCGATGATCTTCCTGTTCATCGCGGGCACGTACACCCCGTTCACCCTGCTGGCGATGCCCAAGCCCACGGGCTACGTGGTCCTCTCGATCGTCTGGGGCGGCGCTGTCCTCGGCGTGGCGCTGAAGATGCTGTGGCCCCACGCACCGCGCTGGCTGGGCGTGCCGATCTACATAGCGCTGGGCTACGTGGCGGTGTTCGTCTTCCCGGAGCTGCTGTCCCACGCGGGCGTGGCGGCTTTGGTGCTGCTGTGCGTGGGCGGGCTGTTCTACACCCTGGGCGCGGCGTTCTACGGCTTCAAGTGGCCCAACCACTGGCCGGATACGTTCGGGTACCACGAGTACTTCCACGCTTGCACGGTGCTGGCGGCGATTTGCCACTACATCGCGATCTGGCTGGCCATGTACGCCTAG
- a CDS encoding helix-turn-helix transcriptional regulator has translation MPKTSGRLLSLLSLLQSRRDWPGALLAERLEISPRTVRRDVDRLRELGYPIAAIKGPDGGYRLDAGTELPPLLFDDDQAVALAVALQLAVTTGAGIEEAAARALTTVRQVMPSRLRHRISTLQVTAVARPSSAQASPAVLLALSTAIHAAEVLRFDYASAVRRAEPHHLITWGGRWYLVAWDLDREDWRTFRADRITPRTPTGPRFKPRELGDVGAFVTSRFRGSSTPEWPCQGEVILAAPAAEVAPYVHEGLVEALDASHCRVAMGAWSWPALAASFGRFDADIEVVGPPELKEAFAELATRYAAAAAR, from the coding sequence ATGCCGAAGACCTCGGGCCGCCTGCTGTCGTTGCTCTCGTTGCTCCAGTCCCGCCGCGACTGGCCGGGAGCGCTGCTGGCCGAGCGCCTGGAGATCAGCCCGCGCACGGTCCGCCGAGACGTCGACCGCCTGCGAGAACTCGGCTACCCGATAGCGGCGATCAAGGGCCCGGACGGCGGCTACCGCCTGGACGCCGGCACGGAACTGCCACCCCTGTTGTTCGACGACGACCAGGCAGTGGCCCTGGCGGTAGCCCTCCAGCTGGCGGTCACGACGGGAGCAGGAATCGAGGAGGCCGCGGCTAGAGCGTTGACCACGGTCCGTCAGGTGATGCCCTCGCGACTGCGTCACCGCATCTCGACCCTGCAGGTCACGGCAGTCGCCCGCCCTTCTTCCGCCCAGGCGTCCCCAGCGGTGTTGCTGGCCCTGAGCACGGCGATCCACGCGGCCGAGGTCCTGCGGTTCGACTACGCGTCGGCGGTACGCCGAGCCGAGCCCCACCACCTGATCACGTGGGGAGGCCGCTGGTACCTGGTGGCGTGGGACCTGGACCGCGAGGACTGGCGCACGTTCCGCGCGGACCGCATCACCCCGCGAACGCCGACCGGGCCGCGTTTCAAGCCGCGTGAGCTGGGCGACGTGGGCGCCTTCGTGACGTCCCGTTTCCGGGGATCTTCGACTCCGGAATGGCCCTGCCAGGGCGAGGTGATCCTCGCCGCGCCGGCCGCGGAGGTGGCGCCGTATGTCCACGAGGGACTGGTCGAGGCGCTGGACGCTTCGCACTGCCGGGTGGCGATGGGCGCCTGGTCATGGCCGGCCTTGGCGGCATCCTTCGGCCGGTTCGACGCGGACATCGAGGTGGTCGGCCCGCCGGAGCTGAAGGAAGCGTTCGCCGAACTGGCCACCAGGTACGCCGCGGCCGCTGCCCGGTGA